The following is a genomic window from Sedimenticola thiotaurini.
TTTATCTTTCTTGGATAGCCAATAATAGAAAGTCAGCGAAAGAAGACCAATTAATGTGACGCTTATTGCCAGTATCGATAATGAAGCGCCAACATAGGATGCCACAAACAGTGTCAGCACAAATAAGGGACGCTGATAGCCAGGCACATCCCATAGTGCGAAAATTGCAAACAGATATCCGCTAGCGAATATTACTGGTACGCTTGTAGCGTATTGATAAATACTGAAAATGCCAAACACGGAAGGCATTAGATAAGGCGATCCTTGGTACCAGCTAGACACTATCTGTAATGGTACAATTACCACCAACACCCAGAAAAACATCTTTCCAACTCCAATGCTGACATCATCCTTACCAGTCGATCGATACATCTGCCCTAATGTAAGGGCAAACATAGGCAACATATACTGTAACAGCAAAACTAATTTGGCCTCTTGCAGCACATAATCGCCTGTGCTGGAAAATATTACTGACAACATCATCAGAACAAATGTTAGAAATATAGTCGAAAAGGATAAGTAAGATCTCCGATAATCACCCAATAATACAATACCCAAATAACACCCAAACACGGCGAAAGGAATCGGAAGGTTAAGCAATTTTCCGTCTGATTCAAACGATGAAGAGGGATCATGAAATATTCCGTATCCAGCCTGCAAATACAATGGAGATAATAATATTATTGCGATAACCAGCTTAATATTCCTTCGCACATTCGCAGACAAATCACGCGTAACTTCTCCCATTCGTGAGCTTAAGTAGAAAATAAAGGATAGCACCGCACTCAATAGATATAGTCCCGCTAAAGACTCCCTACCGAACAGGTAATAGCTAAACGGCACTGCCGCTAGCAACAGAATATTCGCCATTACATCCGGACCAAAAACATCATGCTCTTTGTCACTTTGTAATAATCTAAACCGGATACGCTGCGCGTAAACCATAACTACTCCGCCAATGAGGGATAGTCCTACTGCCTGCCAAAATAAGTATGACTTTCCTATCATTTCTAGAATGGACCATTGAGCTGAAGCCGTGATAAACAATACCCCCCCTCCAACGAGTGATCCATTTAGGGCAACGCGAAAAAAAGAGGGAAAATGACTTGTACCACTCCGCTGTTCATGGAAAGTAATACTGGCACCTAGAGCATTGGCAAATACTGACCCTATCAATCCTCCTATCGCAAAGGCAGCAAACAAATCACCTGCTGTCTCTTTTCCAGATGTATACAACAACAGTAACCGAAAGATATAAATAGTTATTCCAATAACTGCCGAAGATCCAATATGAGGGAATAGGACAACAAAAAAGCTACTTAATGACTTTGGGATTTCAGTTAGCGCATCAAATATAGCTGACATATTTAATGACAACGGAAGAATGGCCCACAACCACAACCCAAAATACGGGTTTGGCATGTCGAACACTAACCAACAATAAGCTATAACAAGAAGTAAGGACTGAACCAGCAGGTATAGTTTAGTTTCTCGTTTACGACCAAGCCGCTCGAATTGACTTAGTTGTACCTCGCCCAGCCACTCCACTGCCCGTCGGACTATCAGAACGATCGCAAGACCAGCCTCAACACCAACGCCAACACTTAGAAAATAAGAAACGACTGACAGCGGTAAAAGCAAAATCAATCGCACGTGCATGATCGAATTTGCAGAAACGGAGTACGAGTTACTTAGAATTAGACTACGGGCGTTGGCTGTAAATGCGAAAAACAAGGCCAGCGATGCACCGTGAACAATACCTACGTCTGCAGCCAGACTGGAATAGCCGCTGACCCCAAGCGCTATCAACAAAGCTGTCATAGCGAATGTATTCGCCATGACAGCCAATGGATAAATCATCATTCTACTTATCTAACATCGCTGATCCTACTCACTAGCGCAACATGTGAGTTGATCCCGAAAAATATATGATTTGGAGTTTCTATACCAAGAAATTTAAGGGAGCGATTGTTCAGTTTATCCATGATGATCCTTATCTCCTTATTTGAGAGGTCAGTGAAGGCCTCGCTTTTCGAGACGTACTGCCGATTTAACCCGGGCGTATTCTCATTCAGTCCTCGATCCCACGACGCACAGGGATATATACAATTGAAATCTGTATTCAAGCGTAAGGCAATCTGCTCATATTTAGAAAACTCTCTTCCAATTATGCGATGTCAGGGTGTGAATCTTATCTGCCAAAGGCTTGAATAAGCGAAGAATAGCTCGTTTTACATTGGCCGCCGATTTTCTGGCTACTTAAGCGATCAAGGTAAGTCTGACTTTCTTCTCTGTCAGTGTGACAAGGATCCCGCGGTGGCATTTGCCAATTACGGAATCAAACTACTAGTCGCCACTTCTTCTGCGGTATTCGACAATCTTCGGACACTGTTCAATCGAATTTTACTTCGGAATGATGTCCCGCCGGCTATAGCTGTCATAGCGCTTTTCACGCTGCTTTTAACAACGCAGGCAGCTGTAGAGACTACCGTCTCATGTGCGTATACCGTGAACGAAATTGCTAGATACACTCATGGTTAATCGAATTATGAAACTCACTGTCCAGCCACAAATTGGCCTGCTCTGGACTCCAGTCCTACCGGGCAATGCGAGGCTTTGCCTTAGCATTACGCCGAGACAGGGTAAACCACTAAGCCTTATTTGGGCGATGGACTCGAAAACCCTTATTGCACCTGGACTCTTGATCAATCGAGGATTTGTTGCATCCGAGCATTCGAGCAATCTCCAGCTGGTTATGACCTGCTTTCGTCAGTGCGTGAATCTGGTATCTTTCCTCATGGATAAGCTGTGTGTAGCTCTCCATGATGCTCCTCTTTCTTGACTGACAGAGAAAGCCGCGATGCTACCACAGCTTTCCCTCTATACGTTAAATGGAGTTGCACTTACAAGTTGAATTCACGCATGTTTTTATATAATTCCCGGTAACGCTGAGCCTGGGTACTCCACGAAAAGCTTTTTCTGACCAATCTATTGAGAATCGTGCCACTTTCCTTCATTTGTTCCGGTGAGCTTAACATCCGTATCAAAGCCTTGGCTATAGAGTTGACATTTGCTTGAACCTCGATACCTGCTCCTTTTAATGCAAACTCATTTAACCCGCACCGATCAGTGAAAATCACTGGCGTGCTACACATCCCCGCTTCAAGTACAACAATTGACATTGCCTCTTCGCGGGAGGGAATAACCAGACAACTTGCATAAAGTAATGCATTTACCTTCTCATCACCCTTAATATAACCAGCAAAATGTACACTTTTAGCAATACCCATCGTCGAAGAGTATACTTTAAGACTTTCCATTAGTCCTGCGTCCGGGCCAGCAAAAACCAGGTGAAGATCAGGAAAAGTTTTAATCACCGTAGCAAATGCTTCGAGCAGCAGATCCGGCCCTTTTATTTTATTTAAACGTCCGAGAAACAGAATGTAAGGCTGACCATCTAATGAGAATCGTCTTTCCAGCAGTAATTCTTTTCTATACTTACTAGAACATTGACTCTGGTAATCAACAGGATCTACACCATTAGGAATTACAATAATTGACTTGGGTTTGATGCCATAACCTGCAAAATCTAGTTTCTCATCTTCGGTCACTGCAACCCAGGCGCTGGCATAACGAATTATGCGTTTACCAATAACGAAATCAAATATCCTTTTTAACCACCTAGAACGTCCGTAGTTTTTGAGTGCTCCAGCTGGACAGACGACATATGGCTTTTTCTTCCGCAGACAGATGATGGCCACAATCGCATTAAGTAAGGTCCAGTGTCCCATTAGGTGCACAACGTCATACTCTAATAGTAATCGAGTAACACTCCGGCGCCCTGGAGCTGGGATAAAGTACCGATCGTATATGCAGGGCAGCCTGTATACAGGAACCCCGGAAAGTTTTTTTTCACTGTTACGGAGATCGCCAATATCAAGGGTAAGTATTCCGCAATCCATTGACTCCTTACTCATAAAGCGAGCAAGCTGCAGTGTACGTTCCGCAGTCCCACCACCAGAAACCGGATCCAATAAATGATTAACAAATAGTACCCGCAATGCTACATGTCCAATATCAAAGAAAATAGATATATCAATATTATTGAGCTACTTAATGCCGTGTATTTTCGGCCTTAATGCGCAGTTGCGCTAGACGGGATATAATTCTTGAAAGAGACAGACTGAGGTAACTTTTCAACAAAATCATGGACATCCTAATGTCCTTACCTAAACTCGGCAATCCTCGGATCAGCCTCTCTCTGAACCGAATAGAACGCGACAACTCTTCTCTTGCGCTTTCATTTGTAGCTTCCCGCTGCCTCATCAATTTCAAGAACCGGATGTCCCTCTCAAGCAGACTTCGGCGTCGATGCCAATCCCATCTGGACGCCTGGCTATCTGACCGCGAATGGATCCTGTACTTTATTAGTGGCTGCACACTGGTTTCAACGCGACCGAAACGTTGAAAAAGCGTTAAAACAGTATACCAATCTTCAAACTCTAACTGGCTCGGAAAAGGAATAATTTCCTCAATTATTTTACTTCTGGCAAAAATCAGACCGCCAGTTTTGTTGTAATAAAAACATGTCGCCGCATCAAATGAAGAAATAAATTGTCTGTTAAGCGGACAGGAGTTTTCATCTATCATCTCCGCCGAGTTAAAAACAAATGAAGTTTCGTTTTTTTCAATATATTCCAATGATTCTTTTACGAGATTCGGATTTGCCTCGTCATCCGCACCGATAACAAAGAAATATTCGGTACGTACTCTTTCCAACCCAGTTTGGTAAGCGCCTACTTTCCCCTTTTTGTATTTATTTTGAATGCATTGAATTCGTCCATCGGTGCTTGCCAGTTGCTTAATGACTTTGACCGTTCCATCAGTTGAGAAGTCATCGACTATGATGATATTTTCAACAGCAATACTTTGATTTTGAATAGAACGTATAGTCTTCTGTATATACTCCACTTCATTGTAACAAAACAACACGGCACTAACGCTTTTATCGGTTGTTGAAGATGTAATATTCATCTGTGAAAGTCTCTACGCGTCAAGCACCCTAATAAGAGAACAAATTGCCACTATTTCATCCTAACCGTAATTAGAAACGATCAATCAATTGGTGAAGTGCATCATCACACTCTATGGCGCAATCAACAGACCTATCATGCTAATCCGCAAAACATTAGCATATGTCAGTGCGTACCATTCATATTATTACAGCTGCACCATCAACTGATCAGTTGCAGGTAAAATTCCCGGTCCTTAGCAGACTCAAAATGACTGTTATGCCATAACAGGGTGAAATCGCCACCAAATTGTTCGCATACATCCCTATAAGACTTCATTAACTGTAGTGCATCATCACTATACCCAAGCCCCATATACTGTTCACCAAGCACTGAGCACTCCATCAGAATCAATGGCTTTTCTCTTAACGTCAACGTTTTTCTAGACTTCAGGTCATACATACGAAATGAATGGCACGTACCACATCGGAACCCTGGCCGATCCGCATAGGCAAGACTACTATCATAACTAACCCCAGCCGCATCGAGATATCTAGGAGTAATGGCAGTACTCCAACGAAGATAGTGCTGACGACTACCTATCTCATCAACTGCAATACTCTCATTTGCCAATGCCTGCTTCAGCTCCCCCAGCTCGCAATTTATCTGATCAAGGTTTCGATAACTGTTATAACTTGCATGTAACCCTACTTCATGTCCCCTGTTAACTATCCGCCGCATCAGGCCCCTTATAACAGATTGTGTCATGCTGTAGCAGCCATCATATCCATGGTGGGAATGTTTTGTAATAAAATAGAATGCAACTTTATTACCTACTTTCTCATTTGCATCCATAATCCAGTCGACAGCCTGTAGATATTCATCAGAGGAATAGTCATGTCGCCATCTATGGTACGAAGTCAAAATAGTATCCAGCGCCTGCCTGGGTGATTTGTCTCTTACGATATCTTTTGCCAAACGACGCGAAACACCTTTAATTGTAGCGACGCTGCAGTCAAAAGGACGATCCAGATCGCAACTGATTAGTTTTTTTGGGACGCGTCGTTTACGAATGATGTCTGGCCACAATTCAGATATACACGCCCACAATATCTCCACATACTCATCGACGATTGGGCGATCCAAATAGTTATTTTGATAGGCACTTGATGCAGTTGCAGGAAATCTATCATGATCATCCTGATCAGTCACAATCAACTCTTCATATCTAGTAAGCATGAAAAATGCTGATCCAAATATATCTACGGGCAAATACATGTTACGGCCGTTGTTGCGTGACACCGGTTCCTGATCACCGTAGATAACGGGAACAACACTTTTTACAAGCAAAATATCTAACCCAAGATCATCCGTATCCCACAATGGCGATGATGAGATTGGCAGCGACGCTGAGTCTAGCCACTTATTCTCAGAAGTACTAAATAGCACGTCGGGTAGAGAAATGGACGCAGCAACATTTCCAGACTGTGTAATCTTTATATCTTGCCGGCTAGTTGGATGATGCACCCATTCCAAGCCTAGAAACTCGCCCAATAATGTTTGCAGAATATAATTCCGCTCTTTTGTCATCGATTCTGGTGTTTCAATGATGAGGGTCATATTTTTCTATACATATTGCTTTTGTATTTGATTGGGGATTAACAAACAGTCAGCCTGCACAATAACGGACGGACGCTAATGCTGGTCACCTATGTAACTGTCATGGTCGCAACATAGATACGCCGGTTTTAGCAATAACATTGTCGAATATGATGCGTCCCAATAATTATTGAAGTGTTAACACGTTATTACATCAGTTTTGAGCAATGATTCCCAAGACCCTACGTAAGGCTCCCATATATACCGGAAGTCACTTGTCAGATATCCAAAACCGGCAGGAAGATCACCGTCAAAGTCCTCGGGAATACCTTTAACCTCGTACGCATGATCCATATCATCTGGCTTTTGCCTATAGGACTGCAAAAATTCATAATCAATCGCAAAGAACTCACCCTCCGGAGTAATGATAATATTTCCAGGAGTGAAGTTTATATATGCCAGTCCTCTTGAATACATTTCCTTAATAACACTATATATATTGTTCCTGTATTTTCTAATCACTTTCATACTTTCTTTTTCCCCCAGTCCCGCAAGTATGTTTTCCAAGTATGGAAGAATAAGATAGCCATCACCTTTATCTAGCAACTTTGGAATAAACGATAACTCCGTCGCTAGTTGCTCCGCAGCCAACAATTCCCTTTCGAAGTATCGTTCACAACCAATTCTAAACGTTTTCTTTATCGCGGGGATGCCATGATAACTAATTAGCTCTACCTTCGACCGCCGCCCCTCGGAAAGCATCTCCTTTACAGGAAATACATTGCGATATCTCGCACGCCTTTTGTCCACTTCTGATTTTACGAAATCCAGCTCACTGTCAGCACCTAACTCAAGATAATGCCACGCTTCATGTTCATTATCTGCAGAATGCAGTCCATTAAAATGACGGCTTTTGAACTCACGATATTCGAGCTCATTCCTACATCGCTGCTTAGTTTCCGGTACGTGCCGATTCGTAAACCAGCGGTTGGTTTTGAGTTGGTTATCTGTTAATGGCTTGGGGTGATAGTCATATGCGACAATCATTATGGCGGGCCTTCCACCTGATATAGGATACGGCCCCTTGTCCCACTTACCTCCACGTAATTGCAGCTCACATTCTTTCTGTGATTCAGGTGAAAGATGAACGAGCTTAATAATGTCTATACGACTTGCCGTGATCAAATTAACGTATAGTTCTAACATCCCTCTTTCTATGGCTTTCTCACGTACCACAAATAAACAGAGTTCGCCGCCTCTCGCGTCGCACACCACAGGGTCTACAAATAGTTCCAACTCGCTCCTAATATCAACTAATTTAGTAAGTGTGTCTCTTCCGGGTGCATACTCATGCTGCAGCAGCCAATCCCATAGTGACTGAGCGGTAATTTCGAGATTCAAATCTAGAGATTTAGATAGCTCACCAAGAAGATTGACATAGTGGTGCTCAAGATTGTTAGACCGTTCTGTAAATCCATGTAGCCCAGACTGACTACCTTTGTGTAATAAAGCATGGTACGCCATGGAGACAAAATACATATAGGCGGAAGGAACATAAGCCAATTCGTGATAAAACTCCCGAGTAGCAAGAAGATCGTTGGCCAACTTGGGTGGATAATAAGGAAGACCACGATAATGCCCGCCATGGCTTCCACTTACGGTATATACATCACAAGGAATATCGGTCGCGTAGTCGACAAACAGGTGCTCAATCTTAGGAAAATCATCATCCTTGACTAAGATATCCATATCCTCTTCATCAGGGTAATCTGGTAGAGCATCCCACCATCTAAGCAATACGTAACCTACCTGTAGTTTATTCAGCTCTTCTAGAAACTGGAGGCGTGAAAGATTCGGATTAACATAAACCCGCGCACCACGATCCACTTTGACTATCTTTCCAGCTATTTTCTTTAGGTAACCATTATTTTTTATAAAACCTTTACAAGACTCGGGTAGTTTTCTATAAAAACGTAACGCAAAAACCTGTGGTGACCGTTTTAACTTACCCAGTAAGGACAATACCTTATTCGTATAAAAATAACCTTTCCTACTGAGGTGAAAAAATATTCGCTCCGGTTTCTTAACAATCGTATACAGAACTTGTCGTATTAACATATATCACTTCCAGGCAAGCACACGACCAAGATCACCCCGAATGACCTTGAATCCCATCTCTTCTAAATGAGGAATAACAAAATCCGCTACTTTAGCATCCTCCCTAGGATACCAACCCGCAATTGATATGCGTACATTAGTTGATCGAGTCAACAAATCTCGCATACCTACGAGCGCTTCCGGCTCTGCTCCATTTATGGTGATTGAGACATGGTTACAATGATGTATTCCCTGGCCACCTAATATGTTATCGACGGTGTTCACATCGATTTCTTCGGTATGCGGCATGGCGTCACAAACATTGGAAAGCACATCATGATTTAATGAATTAGCAGTAGTACCCAACCGGTAAATAGTTTCCTTCCCCTTATGATCACTTACGGCGTGATTTATCACCCTAATATTTCTAAATCTATTTGCTTCAATATTCTTACTTAGGATCGCCGCCGAATCAGAGTCTGCCTCAAATGCTATAACCTTTCCTTCATCACCTACTAACTGGGCTAACCGCATTGTTCCATAGCCATGGTATGCTCCAATGTCTATACAGACTTCCCCATTCTGCGGCCTAAACATAGCGGCGAGTTCTTTCCTCCGTTCAAATGAATAGGTAAAATCGTTCAGAGGATCACGCAGTAGTTTTGTCAGAACCGGGTTATAAATAGTCTCGCCCGGAACAGATCTAGGGACAAGATATCGGTCAACTATCTCCCAGACAACATTCATGCAGTCTTCTGACAGCTCTGGAAGATCATCCTTAAGGTAACGAAAATAGTAACGCTGCATATCTGTTGGCGGCGTTCCATAAAAGACCATACCCGTATCCAACTCAACGTACGGCAGTTCACCCTCTACGCCTGAACCTTTAACTGGTAGTTGCCTAATCTCATCTATAATCTTACGCTCACGCCATGCACGTACGGGTTTTTTGATCCATTCTGGTATTATTTGCACTAGTTGTCTTCTCATACTATTACTCCGATATCACAGATACATTGTCCGGTTACTTTCTGCATGACAACACGATGCTATATTCATGATAGCTTCATGACATGTATCTTTTTACGCACAATGTATACTGCATGCATCATCAAAAAACCCAATGCAAACCCTAATACAATCAGATCCCCTACATCTGCATACATTAACGTAACGACACATCCTCCTGCTGGTAGAAATAACAGAAAACTATTAACAAATATTTTCAATACGGCCGCCAATTCCGCATCAGCCAATCGAAACATCAACACCACTTTGTAGCCATAAACTAGAACACCAGCTAAACTCAGTAAAATCACCATTACCAGCGGGCTTTGTAAAATTCCCGCAATGACGATTACTAAGAGTCGGCTACAAAAATTTAGTACATTCCACTTAAGCTGAAGTTCCTGTTTTTCATAGATGGAGAATATTGGCGTGAAGGGGGTAGTCAAAAACCATAACCATGCCCAACCAGTTAAAATCTGGGTATACATTCCTGCTTCCATCCATCGATCACCAAATACCACCCTGTAAAGATCAACACTTACGATTGCAAGCATCAACATCGGAAACAGACTGATTCTCACCAGATTACCGAATATCGTTACAACCATGGCGTCCAGTCTTCCCTGGATTTTAGCTTCCGCAGCGCTCTTGAAAAACACTTGACCTATTGCACTTCCAATCAAGTTCACAGGACTTTGAAGAACGCGAAATCCAAGCGCGTAAAACCCAACAACAGCAGTTGAAAAATAGTACCCCATCATCAGAACCGGCAACTGCCACGCAGCTACGCCAAGAAAAATTGAAAAACTACCGTAAAGGGGAAACTTGTGATAACGCCTCAAGCCTTCACATATTTCCTTGAAGCTGAGGCAGTGAATAATATACGCGCCATTTTTTTTCAGAACCTGATAACAAATCAGACAAGTCGCTGCAAATTGACCGAATACCTGTGAATGGATCATTGCGCCACTGGTGGTATATCCTGCAGCCCCTAATGCTAGTTGACTGGAAGTCGAGGTCACACCTACTGCTGCCCGCGCGGCAGATAGTCTTCCAAAATCCTTAATGCGAATATTCCAATAACCTAGCGCATTAAAAACACCCTGTAAAAATACAGCAACCGGCACTAACCATATATAATTAGTAAGTTGCGGAACATCGAGCCAATAAGTCAAATAGTCTGCGCCAATCCATACAGCAACAGCTGTCATAATTGCCATTACACAAGCGATACTGATGCTTGCCACTAGCATATTAGCGGCTTCACTATCGTTTTCAGGTATTACGATAGATTGCTCATAACGCATACAGGCTAATACGCCAAATATCGTTACTATTGAAGTAAAGACCGCCGCAACACCAAATGCATCTGGCGAATACAGGCGCGTCAATACAGGAATTGAAACAAGAGTAAATATCTGAGTGAATCCAGAGCCAAGAACCAGCCGTATCACATCCCCTCTAAAACTCGTGTCGCGCACCTCCGGCGAGGCAGGCAATATCTTTCCTGACTTCTTCATCTAGCCCCTGGACCTTGCCATACAGATTAAAGTAATTCAGCCAACA
Proteins encoded in this region:
- a CDS encoding helix-turn-helix domain-containing protein encodes the protein MESYTQLIHEERYQIHALTKAGHNQLEIARMLGCNKSSIDQESRCNKGFRVHRPNKA
- a CDS encoding glycosyltransferase family 2 protein; this translates as MNITSSTTDKSVSAVLFCYNEVEYIQKTIRSIQNQSIAVENIIIVDDFSTDGTVKVIKQLASTDGRIQCIQNKYKKGKVGAYQTGLERVRTEYFFVIGADDEANPNLVKESLEYIEKNETSFVFNSAEMIDENSCPLNRQFISSFDAATCFYYNKTGGLIFARSKIIEEIIPFPSQLEFEDWYTVLTLFQRFGRVETSVQPLIKYRIHSRSDSQASRWDWHRRRSLLERDIRFLKLMRQREATNESAREELSRSIRFRERLIRGLPSLGKDIRMSMILLKSYLSLSLSRIISRLAQLRIKAENTRH
- a CDS encoding FkbM family methyltransferase, with the translated sequence MRRQLVQIIPEWIKKPVRAWRERKIIDEIRQLPVKGSGVEGELPYVELDTGMVFYGTPPTDMQRYYFRYLKDDLPELSEDCMNVVWEIVDRYLVPRSVPGETIYNPVLTKLLRDPLNDFTYSFERRKELAAMFRPQNGEVCIDIGAYHGYGTMRLAQLVGDEGKVIAFEADSDSAAILSKNIEANRFRNIRVINHAVSDHKGKETIYRLGTTANSLNHDVLSNVCDAMPHTEEIDVNTVDNILGGQGIHHCNHVSITINGAEPEALVGMRDLLTRSTNVRISIAGWYPREDAKVADFVIPHLEEMGFKVIRGDLGRVLAWK
- a CDS encoding glycosyltransferase; the encoded protein is MRVLFVNHLLDPVSGGGTAERTLQLARFMSKESMDCGILTLDIGDLRNSEKKLSGVPVYRLPCIYDRYFIPAPGRRSVTRLLLEYDVVHLMGHWTLLNAIVAIICLRKKKPYVVCPAGALKNYGRSRWLKRIFDFVIGKRIIRYASAWVAVTEDEKLDFAGYGIKPKSIIVIPNGVDPVDYQSQCSSKYRKELLLERRFSLDGQPYILFLGRLNKIKGPDLLLEAFATVIKTFPDLHLVFAGPDAGLMESLKVYSSTMGIAKSVHFAGYIKGDEKVNALLYASCLVIPSREEAMSIVVLEAGMCSTPVIFTDRCGLNEFALKGAGIEVQANVNSIAKALIRMLSSPEQMKESGTILNRLVRKSFSWSTQAQRYRELYKNMREFNL
- a CDS encoding oligosaccharide flippase family protein produces the protein MKKSGKILPASPEVRDTSFRGDVIRLVLGSGFTQIFTLVSIPVLTRLYSPDAFGVAAVFTSIVTIFGVLACMRYEQSIVIPENDSEAANMLVASISIACVMAIMTAVAVWIGADYLTYWLDVPQLTNYIWLVPVAVFLQGVFNALGYWNIRIKDFGRLSAARAAVGVTSTSSQLALGAAGYTTSGAMIHSQVFGQFAATCLICYQVLKKNGAYIIHCLSFKEICEGLRRYHKFPLYGSFSIFLGVAAWQLPVLMMGYYFSTAVVGFYALGFRVLQSPVNLIGSAIGQVFFKSAAEAKIQGRLDAMVVTIFGNLVRISLFPMLMLAIVSVDLYRVVFGDRWMEAGMYTQILTGWAWLWFLTTPFTPIFSIYEKQELQLKWNVLNFCSRLLVIVIAGILQSPLVMVILLSLAGVLVYGYKVVLMFRLADAELAAVLKIFVNSFLLFLPAGGCVVTLMYADVGDLIVLGFALGFLMMHAVYIVRKKIHVMKLS
- a CDS encoding polysaccharide deacetylase family protein, producing MTLIIETPESMTKERNYILQTLLGEFLGLEWVHHPTSRQDIKITQSGNVAASISLPDVLFSTSENKWLDSASLPISSSPLWDTDDLGLDILLVKSVVPVIYGDQEPVSRNNGRNMYLPVDIFGSAFFMLTRYEELIVTDQDDHDRFPATASSAYQNNYLDRPIVDEYVEILWACISELWPDIIRKRRVPKKLISCDLDRPFDCSVATIKGVSRRLAKDIVRDKSPRQALDTILTSYHRWRHDYSSDEYLQAVDWIMDANEKVGNKVAFYFITKHSHHGYDGCYSMTQSVIRGLMRRIVNRGHEVGLHASYNSYRNLDQINCELGELKQALANESIAVDEIGSRQHYLRWSTAITPRYLDAAGVSYDSSLAYADRPGFRCGTCHSFRMYDLKSRKTLTLREKPLILMECSVLGEQYMGLGYSDDALQLMKSYRDVCEQFGGDFTLLWHNSHFESAKDREFYLQLIS